The Naumovozyma dairenensis CBS 421 chromosome 11, complete genome genome includes a window with the following:
- the TRE1 gene encoding Tre1p (similar to Saccharomyces cerevisiae TRE2 (YOR256C) and TRE1 (YPL176C); ancestral locus Anc_8.702), whose product MSSPRDTANTRAGYDRVPGEEPINDDLNSSILRPSLPVEPPSYDLESAENDRLIENMEIEAPQGDSSGLSEPFCEKFKRFRTTLSNNVVVPVREKIMDPLASLMAIGSERIDLYLSKIGNPLILRRFFYVFLMSAIAWFVAVSGLLPSGHANGTLGTFSNHNILLEYAKQSLDLSKMERDLEYLSSMPHMSGTKGDTAIAKYIQESYRANGLKLVKDMQYRVHSNYPGNVSLTAWTRDSPDQAIDFPLDEKNFNPLGSNGELQNVNLIYAYKGSLNDLQKLKDDNILNENDKDDDDATKDFVLLMHYDKFVGEQMMAAQELGAKGVIFISEPMGDNKDIVQMRSVGIPQYGTGDALTPGWFGSAKDEINANDSKTIPHIPSLPISRAQGEKLLSLIPNNGVQFEDSEFSGHIGDTRLNMQVENAVRDHQTIRDIVGKYDGGEQTDKAIIIGASRNSINHGAMYPNTGTALLLSLLQLFQEMKYKYDWKPLRNIYFISFGGNELNYAGSTELMEQRLNAMKDEVYTYVDISQLAIWDDEKKLNIQAHPLLHDFFQNTESRQGFEVSVEHIQQYGDWIPFLANGIPVSVISAPKNKDKELPIDTTRDTFENAQAKLRDSESVGDLVLYLFHKCLKLADEPLIPFNVEQYINILGGEVNKISEKASGKLNLSKLIEDLNNWRRLGIEWRDWRGAWNKIVYEHESGVEPAPIAPSRWLWNRKICDIGRQQCLQDGLPEHNFYKNVILSPRIWTQDAPNGAWIFPAIKDAIVDGDWSRAQEQVDVVEQLLQKSMMDFLSQDNNNKGPW is encoded by the coding sequence CCCGGGCTGGATATGATCGTGTCCCAGGTGAAGAGCCAATTAACGATGACTTGAACAGCAGCATTCTTCGCCCATCTTTACCTGTAGAACCACCTTCCTATGATTTAGAATCGGCAGAAAATGATAGGCTTATAGAAAACATGGAAATAGAGGCTCCTCAAGGTGACAGTAGTGGCTTAAGTGAACCTTTTTGTGAGAAATTTAAGCGATTTAGAACCACACTCAGTAATAATGTCGTTGTCCCAGTGCGAGAGAAGATTATGGACCCTTTAGCTAGTTTGATGGCCATTGGTTCAGAAAGGATAGATCTCTATTTAAGTAAGATAGGGAATCCATTAATATTAAGGCGGTTTTTTTACGTCTTTTTAATGTCAGCTATCGCTTGGTTTGTCGCGGTTAGTGGATTATTACCCAGTGGGCATGCCAATGGAACTCTTGGAACGTTTTCTAATCataatattcttcttgaatATGCAAAACAATCTTTGGATTTATCAAAGATGGAACGTGATCTAGAGTATTTAAGTAGTATGCCTCACATGTCAGGTACCAAGGGAGATACCGCGATTGCTAAGTACATTCAAGAATCATATAGAGCTAACGGATTGAAGTTAGTGAAAGATATGCAATATAGAGTTCATTCCAACTACCCAGGTAATGTATCATTGACTGCATGGACAAGAGATTCCCCAGACCAAGCAATCGATTTCCCATTGGATGAAAAGAATTTCAATCCATTAGGTTCTAATGgagaattacaaaatgttAATCTAATATATGCATATAAAGGGTCTCTAaatgatttacaaaaattaaaagatgataatattcttaACGAAAATGAtaaggatgatgatgatgctaCTAAAGATTTCGTCCTGTTGATGCATTATGATAAATTCGTCGGTGAACAAATGATGGCAGCACAAGAGCTCGGTGCTAAAGGtgttattttcatttcagAACCTATGGGGGATAACAAAGATATTGTACAAATGAGATCAGTAGGTATTCCACAGTATGGTACAGGTGATGCTTTGACTCCTGGTTGGTTTGGATCTGCGAAAGATGAGATTAATGCAAATGATTCCAAGACGATACCCCATATTCCATCGCTTCCTATATCCAGAGCTCAAGGTGAGAAGTTATTATCTCTAATTCCTAATAATGGTGTCCAGTTCGAAGATAGTGAATTTAGTGGGCATATTGGAGATACGAGGTTGAATATGCAGGTTGAAAATGCAGTACGTGACCATCAAACAATACGTGATATAGTGGGTAAATATGATGGTGGGGAACAAACTGATAAAGCCATTATTATAGGTGCATCTAGAAATTCGATTAATCATGGAGCTATGTATCCAAATACCGGCACTGCGTTATTACTTTCTTTACTACAATTATTCCAAGAAATGAAGTACAAGTATGATTGGAAACCGTTAAGAaacatttattttatatcGTTTGGTGGTAATGAGTTGAATTATGCTGGGTCCACTGAATTGATGGAGCAACGTTTGAACGCAATGAAAGATGAGGTATATACATATGTGGATATCAGTCAATTAGCGATATGGGATGACGAGAAGAAGTTAAATATCCAAGCACATCCTTTACTGCATGATTTTTTCCAGAATACTGAGAGTAGACAAGGCTTTGAGGTTTCAGTCGAACATATTCAACAATATGGTGATTGGATTCCATTTTTGGCCAATGGCATCCCTGTATCAGTGATATCTGCACCGAAAAATAAAGACAAAGAGCTTCCGATAGATACTACTAGAGACACCTTTGAGAATGCGCAGGCGAAACTACGAGATTCTGAGTCAGTCGGTGATTTAGTACTTTATCTATTCCATAAATGTTTAAAATTAGCTGATGAGCCATTAATACCATTCAACGTTGaacaatatattaatatattagGAGGCGAAGTCAATAAGATATCAGAAAAGGCTTCAGGTAAGCTAAATCTGTCAAAATTGATAGAGGATTTAAACAATTGGAGACGACTTGGAATAGAATGGCGAGATTGGAGAGGTGCATGGAATAAAATCGTTTATGAACATGAAAGTGGAGTTGAGCCAGCACCGATTGCGCCCTCAAGGTGGTTATGGAATAGGAAAATATGTGATATCGGTAGACAACAATGTTTGCAGGATGGGTTGCCCGAACATAACTTTTACAAGAACGTTATATTATCACCTAGAATATGGACCCAAGATGCACCTAATGGTGCCTGGATCTTCCCTGCGATAAAAGATGCCATAGTTGATGGCGATTGGAGTAGAGCACAAGAACAGGTAGACGTGGTAGAACAATTACTACAAAAATCAATGATGGACTTTCTATCACAagacaataataataagggACCTTGGTAA
- the DAP1 gene encoding Dap1p (similar to Saccharomyces cerevisiae DAP1 (YPL170W); ancestral locus Anc_8.701) translates to MSFVKNMFFGGVSTSEDPTGLSNNNNDNSSPNGNDSNQGGGMNSNEEPIVAGKFFPRTLYKFNGHDDEKIFISILGKVYDCTQGRQFYGPSGPYANFAGHDASRGLAMNSFEMGCVRDWDQPMDDLSDLTQDQRDQLNDWYEFFQNKYPCIGVLVPEPGVNI, encoded by the coding sequence ATGTCATTCGTCAAAAACATGTTTTTCGGGGGTGTCAGTACAAGTGAAGATCCTACGGGGCtttccaataataataacgataattCTAGTCCCAATGgaaatgattcaaatcaaGGAGGAGGAATGAATTCTAACGAAGAACCTATCGTTGCCGGTAAGTTTTTCCCTCGaacattatataaattcaATGGACATGATGATGAGAAGATATTCATTAGTATTTTAGGGAAAGTATATGATTGTACTCAAGGTAGACAATTTTATGGACCAAGTGGACCATATGCTAATTTTGCTGGGCATGATGCTTCTCGAGGATTGGCAATGAATTCATTTGAAATGGGATGCGTGAGGGATTGGGATCAACCAATGGATGATTTATCTGATCTGACACAAGATCAACGGgatcaattgaatgattggtatgaatttttccaaaataagTATCCATGCATAGGGGTATTGGTACCAGAACCAGGTgtgaatatataa